In one Alnus glutinosa chromosome 12, dhAlnGlut1.1, whole genome shotgun sequence genomic region, the following are encoded:
- the LOC133852482 gene encoding protein STRICTOSIDINE SYNTHASE-LIKE 6-like, whose protein sequence is MSESKSPDSASLHSASNVISKRETSWPLTFLITALVPVVAATILYQLDTFDPAPLPPGELTRHVIAAPARNSRMLEGSERVGFGHLVGPEDIAYDPSSGVFYTGCADGWINRVTVNDSVVHKWINTGGRPLGIAVGRNNELIVADAAKGLLNVTAEGMVELLTDKAEGQKFGMIDGVDVAQNGMIYFTDASYKYNISEFIWDYLEGKPHGRLMSYDPATGRTKVLVRNLFFANGVAVSPDQNYVIFCETPVRRCRKYIIQGKEKGKVEKFVDYLPGVPDNIRYDGEGHYWIAFPTEPTLSWHLAFRYPFIRKGIAIMEKYIGRPNMEKNGGVLAVDLAGKPTAYYLDPGLPIVTTGIKIGDHLYCGSFVSPYIIRLNLKQYPAT, encoded by the exons ATGTCCGAGTCAAAAAGCCCCGACTCAGCTTCCCTACACAGCGCGTCTAACGTAATCTCCAAAAGAGAAACCTCATGGCCCCTCACTTTTCTTATTACAGCACTGGTCCCCGTTGTCGCTGCAACAATCCTCTACCAACTCGACACGTTCGACCCGGCTCCTCTGCCCCCGGGCGAGTTGACTCGGCATGTCATAGCCGCCCCGGCACGTAACAGTCGCATGCTAGAAGGATCTGAGCGCGTGGGTTTTGGGCATTTGGTCGGCCCAGAAGATATTGCTTATGATCCCAGCTCCGGAGTCTTCTACACTGGCTGTGCTGACGGGTGGATCAACCGAGTCACGGTGAACGACTCGGTGGTGCACAAGTGGATCAACACCGGCGGAAGACCTTTGGGAATCGCTGTTGGACGTAACAACGAACTTATTGTCGCCGACGCCGCAAAG GGTCTACTGAACGTGACGGCAGAAGGTATGGTGGAGCTATTGACAGATAAGGCTGAGGGGCAAAAATTCGGAATGATAGACGGTGTGGATGTAGCACAGAATGGCATGATTTATTTTACAGATGCTTcatataaatataacataagCGAGTTCATTTGGGACTACTTGGAGGGTAAGCCCCATGGCAGGCTTATGAGCTATGATCCTGCAACCGGAAGGACCAAGGTGCTGGTCCGCAACCTTTTCTTTGCTAATGGTGTTGCAGTCTCACCCGATCAAAATTATGTGATCTTCTGTGAAACCCCAGT GAGAAGGTGTAGAAAATATATCATACAAGgcaaggaaaaaggaaaagtagaGAAGTTTGTCGATTATCTACCAGGCGTGCCTGACAACATCCGATATGATGGAGAAGGCCACTACTGGATTGCATTCCCAACG GAACCTACACTTTCATGGCATCTAGCATTCAGATACCCTTTCATTCGGAAGGGCATAGCAATCATGGAGAAGTACATTGGGAGACCAAATATGGAGAAGAATGGCGGGGTTCTGGCCGTTGATTTGGCAGGAAAACCTACTGCCTACTACCTTGATCCTGGATTGCCAATAGTTACGACTGGGATCAAGATAGGAGATCATTTGTATTGTGGCTCCTTTGTCTCTCCCTATATTATCCGCCTCAATCTCAAACAATATCCTGCGACATGA